TTTCGAAGATGGCCTAAGGCATCCGTCTGTTACTCCGATCTCGCGATGCGAAGAACCCTGCTGTGAGTCACAGCCTCAACCGGAATACGGACAGGAACTACCGCGTTCGGTATTGACTCGGCATTGTCGGAAACACCTTATTTTAAGCGATCCACGCACCTTAACACTACAATCACGTCTCCTTGACCACATTATAAACCAACCAAATTAACTTCACGTTCCAAGCCAAAACTATACAACCTGAAATAGACCAGCGTAACTGAAAACAATCACCATCTAAAACCCAACCCTTATCATTTCCCAAAATCACAACTAAAGAACCAAATCACATGACCAGAATCTACCAtcaattaatctagattagATTGGAACAGTGATCCACTCATAGACCCTCAAATCAACACGACCTCACAGCCCACATGACCGACTCCGACAACCCCCTGATCCTCGTGACAGGGAACAAAAACAAAGTCCTAGAAGTAAAAGCCATCCTGGGGCCCACCGCCACGCTCGAAGTCCTGGATATCAATCTCCCCGAGATCCAGGGTAGTGTGGAAGAGATTACGCGTGAGAAATGTCGCGCGGCAGCTGAGACTGTAAGATAATGGACCACTAGTTTTACTGAATGTCTAGAGTACCGGGCTCTCGGTCTGGAAAGGGGACTGAGTAGGTATTTTCAGTGATAGTGTTAATTTGTGTCTGTGGAATGTAGATAGGAGGGCCGGTGTTGGTTGAAGATTCGGCGCTTGAGATGCGCGCGTTGGGTGGTTTGCCTGGGGCTTATGTGTAtgtattttttttcccttgtttCTGTCTTGGCTCGCCATTGTGCTTTGAGTTGTAGATATTTTGACTTTTGATCGCATGTGTCTATACGGAGAGAATTAGGAACTAACCACACCtgaatataataaagaaaagcatTCGTGGAAACAATAGGCAACGAGGGCCTTAACCGAATCCTCTCAGCCTTCGACGATAAATCCGCCGAAGCAGTATGTACGTTCGGATATTCCCAAGGACCAGGACATGAGCCTCTTCTATTCCAGGGTCGATTGCAAGTACGTTACATTATTCAACgttaaatataatagtcAATGTTGGCATCTAATTTCGATTGATTAAGGGACGCATCGTTCCAGCTAGGGGCGTTTCATCTTTCGGTAAGGGCTAATTCTCTATTAAGTGATATTTTGGGGTTGATTCTGATACCGGTAGGTTGGGAGCCGATTTTTGAAGTCGAAGGGGAGGGAGTGACGTTGGCGGAGATGGAGGTTGGGAAGAAGGTAggtctttttgtttctgatGATACTTGTGGTATAATGTGCTGACCAGGTAGAATGGACTTTCGCATCGCTTTAAGGCGTTGGTGAAGTTTAGAGAATGGTTTTTGGGCGCTAGGAGGCCTGTTTAGGGGCGTTTGGGTGTTATATAGATGGTTGGGTCTTTAGAATTGATATAGAATTTACTGAATAGAGTTATCTACATTATGCAGGTCGATATATGTTTCAGTACATGGATAGGTCGCCCATCAATGTGGCTTTTTGGACGAGTAGGGGCACGTCGATGTGTTAGTATGCTGTAGTAGAAGTCTTATTCGGCCAATATATTCATATTCCCCGGGTGAACAAGACTACTCCAACATACTGGAAACGTAATTGGGGGTTTGAAATTGACCAAACCCCATAGAGAGTATTACTCCAAGTCCAGGTCCGCGAATGTGACATTATATTGGTTTAAAATGATGCAATTTCCAGCTGTCGCAGTCCGACGATTCCGTTATCTCTGAATTATGAGAACAACCGGACGTTTAGCAGAACTCCGGACAGCATTTACTAAACCTAATTTATCTACTGGCCAACGAGACTGCTGTCCTACTCCGATCCGTGGAGTGGTGGACCCCAGCATGACTCAATGGAGTTAATAAAAGCTGTCTGTAACTGGATAATTTTGACATGGGCGTCGAAGTCCAGTAAGCTTGATAAAGTTGTTGCGCTTTAAGAGAGCACTTTGCTAACCTAATGGGTAATCATCGGAATAAGAAAGCCATTTAGGGTACAATTATTCCGTATATGCATGtggtatactccgtatgcaGGTCTCTTAAGCCTAGAGTATATACAAATGCCGACAACCCAATCAAACCAGTGTAGTTATAGTTCGCTAGGATTATTTGACCCTAGAGGGTCCTCAAATTGCACACCCCAGAGGAGTATAGTAGCAGCTATTCCGAAGCCATAAGCCGCCATGGACCAGTCGTATTGGACACGAGACCTATATCAACGCCATCATCCTTTGGCGCCAGCCGCATGGTCGAAACTCAGTTCTCTTCAACGTCTCGATAGGCTACCAAGCTCGTCATTTAACGCCAAGTTCCCCCCGCCCAGTCATTATCTCCAGCCAAGAAAGTCAAGAACGCCCAGATAGGGCTAACGGCATCACAAGCTCGCCATTGCGTCGCTCAATTTCCCATGAGGGGAAGCGAACTCTTGGTTTAACCTAACGGcaggaaaagataaaaaggaGGATCACCCCCCCCAATCCAGGAAATAGATTTCCAACGTTGCGACCGATCACGTCAGACTGTATCAAACGAGGCACGGGAATATTCCGGCTAAAGGAGATCGCCGCACTCGCCAGTCGACAGAGCCAACATGGCTATAGGGATGCATGGGAACGGATACGCCCTCAGCCGGAGACGAGCCTGGACAAAGCAGCGAGGTCCCTGAATGGTTGTTGTGTAGGTAAGGCCACTAAACTCCAAGATGTTAGCCCCGGTGACGAATTGGGTGGGAGTGATTTGGAGAAATGCGAGAGCGAAGTCGGAAGGCGCGGCCTGGGCGATAAGGCGTCAAGGCTCGAGTACTTAATCTCATCGGCCGCTATCCTCCGATCTAGCTTGGAGGCTGACTTGTCTCTGCTGACCTTTTTCAATTTATTTCCcccctcattttcttttattatcttccttgatgaaggaagagatattATTGAAATTAATAATGGTGTTTTGATCGTGTTCTGACTGGATTTCATGACACAGATATGCTTTCCACCACTAACCACCGTCTATTTGTCTTTGACCCTCAGACGATGCCAAACCAACACCAAGCGAAATGAACTCGCCCTGGCGGTTTGACCCGTCCGGACTCCCGATGGAACTCCGCCTGTCGTCCTTCCATTATCGTGACCACCACCCCAGATGCCCTACTACCACTAGTCGACGGCTAGCTACCCCAGCCAGGATAAGGATATGAAATACGGGCTCAACTCCGACTTAGAATCAGGATATTACTCAATGATAGTTGGATGATTGGTCAAGTGCCATGCGCGACCTGCATGCCTGATGGGTCGATCGATCAAGGATAGGGTTCCCCTCCGCCTTTCTGGGGTAGCATCGCATTGCTACGGAGCACGACTTACGACATGAGCAATAAACTTCGTGAACTGGGGAAAATTATTTACCGCATAGTATCTCGGCGTCCATGTGTCGCACCGACAATGGTTATCACTTCCCGTCTGGGTACTTCGAAGACCTTCAAATGGGTCCACCACCGGACATCACGCGGGGTGAACCGCCGACAATGGAATGATTTGGAGTCGCTGATAAGTCCGAACACCTGGTCTGTCGTGCTTATCTGCCAATCTGAACGGCAAATCGACTCTTGTTTACTCCCCAGTATGGATTTATGTTACCTAACAAAATTTCCGAATGCGGGTATACCGGTGGCGTTCGACGGTTGTTAATTGAAGGCGCTTCGTCAAACTAGACTAGGGGGCGCGTGCCGCAACCGAGGGAGGAGCTGATCAAAGACATTTTGTTGACCGAAGAATGGCGACATTGTTCGCCCCCAGTGTGGGTGCTGATAAGGAAAAAACCCCCTACATCCTGCATTTTTGTGTGCGATCACGAAAGGGGgcaaaaaagacaaaattCAGAATTTCCTTTGCTGAATCGAGAACATGACACGACCAATGCGAAcaagatttttttattttttttactgtttactttttgattttttcttttttactcttaccatgaaaagaaaattttcgACAGGGCGGCAAACTCCGACTGGTTAGTTGAATCTTGTGCCGGGCTTCGAGAATGCGCCACGGAGCCAATCACAAGGGTTTCCGGCAACCTGGACGGATGCTTAACCGTTCTTGTCATCTCTTGTCATATCTTTGCATCTCTCGTTTGGGGTTACATCCGAGGGCACGCTAACCCTTCCCCATCATGCCCTCCATTGGTTTCTCGCCGTAATTTTGCCGGCGATGGAGCCTCCCAGCTTTTGTTTGATCACAGAGGTCGCTTCGAATGATAAGACCGGTCCCGCATCGGATCCCAGACCAGGCTTTCCCACTAGGAACGGGAATATAAGGTGGCTCTCATTTCCTTCCTGAGTTCTTGACCTCGTGCGCAACCGTTGAGA
This window of the Aspergillus flavus chromosome 8, complete sequence genome carries:
- a CDS encoding inosine triphosphate pyrophosphatase (Inosine triphosphate pyrophosphatase), with protein sequence MTDSDNPLILVTGNKNKVLEVKAILGPTATLEVLDINLPEIQGSVEEITREKCRAAAETIGGPVLVEDSALEMRALGGLPGAYVKAFVETIGNEGLNRILSAFDDKSAEAVCTFGYSQGPGHEPLLFQGRLQGRIVPARGVSSFGWEPIFEVEGEGVTLAEMEVGKKNGLSHRFKALVKFREWFLGARRPV